Proteins found in one Oribacterium sp. oral taxon 102 genomic segment:
- a CDS encoding flagellar export protein FliJ, whose protein sequence is MKKFQYSLETVMDYKTQLLDRVQREFSEVMARLRRQRQYLELLYERRRELETEFGKLKQRGGAIQRFQLFQEVLDRRSEEILLEEGRLRKLQEETDRKQTELVEAKVDVSKFEKLKEHKLSDYQRDIRKADERFIEEFIIHKR, encoded by the coding sequence ATGAAGAAATTTCAATACAGTCTCGAGACGGTGATGGACTATAAGACACAGCTTCTCGACCGTGTACAGAGAGAGTTCTCGGAGGTGATGGCGCGGCTCCGCAGACAGCGGCAGTATTTGGAGCTGCTCTATGAGAGGCGGCGGGAGCTGGAGACGGAATTCGGGAAGCTGAAGCAGAGGGGCGGTGCGATCCAGCGTTTCCAGCTCTTTCAGGAGGTGCTCGATCGCCGTTCAGAGGAGATCCTCCTTGAGGAGGGACGTCTCCGGAAATTGCAGGAGGAGACAGATCGGAAGCAGACAGAGCTTGTGGAGGCGAAGGTAGATGTATCGAAATTCGAGAAGCTGAAGGAACACAAGCTTTCCGATTATCAAAGGGATATTCGGAAGGCAGACGAGCGGTTTATCGAGGAATTCATCATACACAAGAGGTAA
- a CDS encoding flagellar hook-basal body complex protein, with protein sequence MLRAMDSAVAGLRAHQNKLDVIGNNIANVNTFGFKAQSYSFKDTMYQTSSASSGGKKNGDNLGTIGGANPAQYGYGALTGSIATDYTSSTPSYVGGFNASINGSGFFITNSTNLDSTSRTVTIKRNDTAATTKELKSNDFSYTRVGQFTIDANGYMVDSNGNFVYGFRPDNLLEPTKYGGGDDDKTLHALRAPSAADIAGIPGGTPGFTGAASQLKSVEIGNDGVIKATVDKDGVATSVVIGKVAVASFQNQEGLMKAGNNTFNASSGDNTGIVTASEPGGATPTLMSGYLEASNVDLAKEFSDMITTQRGFQANSKIITVSDEILQELVNMKR encoded by the coding sequence ATGTTAAGAGCAATGGATTCGGCGGTGGCTGGTCTGCGGGCCCACCAGAATAAGCTGGACGTCATCGGCAACAATATCGCGAATGTCAATACCTTCGGCTTCAAGGCGCAGAGCTACAGCTTTAAGGATACGATGTATCAGACCTCGAGCGCCTCGTCCGGCGGCAAGAAAAACGGGGATAATCTGGGGACGATCGGCGGCGCGAATCCGGCGCAGTACGGCTACGGTGCACTGACCGGCTCAATCGCGACCGATTACACCAGCAGTACACCGTCCTACGTCGGCGGTTTTAATGCGTCTATCAACGGCTCCGGCTTCTTCATTACGAACTCCACGAATCTGGATTCTACCTCGAGAACTGTGACGATCAAGCGGAACGATACGGCGGCGACGACCAAGGAGCTGAAGAGCAATGACTTCTCCTACACGAGGGTGGGGCAGTTCACGATCGACGCGAACGGCTATATGGTGGACAGCAACGGAAACTTCGTCTACGGCTTCCGTCCGGATAATCTGCTGGAGCCGACGAAGTATGGCGGCGGAGACGACGACAAGACGCTGCATGCGTTGCGCGCGCCGTCCGCTGCGGACATCGCAGGCATCCCGGGAGGGACGCCCGGCTTCACAGGTGCGGCATCTCAGCTGAAGAGCGTCGAGATCGGCAACGACGGCGTGATCAAGGCGACGGTGGACAAGGATGGCGTGGCAACCTCTGTCGTGATTGGAAAGGTGGCAGTCGCTTCCTTCCAGAACCAGGAGGGTCTGATGAAGGCAGGCAACAATACCTTCAATGCTTCATCCGGCGACAATACCGGTATCGTGACGGCTTCCGAGCCGGGCGGCGCGACGCCGACCCTGATGTCCGGCTATCTTGAGGCGTCCAATGTAGATCTCGCGAAGGAATTCTCGGATATGATCACGACACAGAGAGGCTTCCAGGCGAACTCGAAGATCATCACGGTTTCCGACGAGATCCTGCAGGAGCTCGTCAATATGAAGCGGTAA
- a CDS encoding flagellar biosynthetic protein FliO: MNDAISIVSGILLMILILLMAYGSSRLLGKHWRMLGRARYMELVDRLPLGQDRELLILRLEKEDRLLLLGSGADGICLLSELSGEYPRENRGISAERLPQSFRELLRRRSIGAGREGQVDRDE, encoded by the coding sequence ATGAATGACGCGATTTCCATAGTATCCGGCATTCTGCTGATGATACTGATCCTGCTCATGGCATACGGCAGCAGCCGTCTTCTGGGGAAGCACTGGCGCATGCTCGGCAGGGCACGGTATATGGAGCTCGTGGATCGGCTTCCGCTGGGGCAGGACAGAGAGCTTCTCATCCTCCGGCTGGAAAAGGAGGATCGGCTCCTGCTGCTCGGCTCCGGGGCGGACGGCATCTGCCTGCTTTCGGAGCTTTCGGGGGAGTATCCGAGAGAGAACAGGGGGATCTCCGCAGAGCGGCTCCCGCAGAGCTTCCGGGAGCTGCTCCGCCGCCGCAGTATCGGCGCAGGCAGGGAAGGACAGGTAGATAGAGATGAATGA
- a CDS encoding motility protein A has protein sequence MDPTLIIGWILAIVLIVNGITVQKLGNFIDIPSLLIVLGGTVAALIACYPVRVLSQIPKHIAICVRGGRKYNVPKVVEQIVDLALIARQSGLLALEEKAEEIKEPFFKQAVVMIVDANDPDKVRAALERQVEDMMSRHDEARGMYLKGSALAPAFGMIGTLVGLVNMLKGMDMSGSGGANTLGQDMGVALITTFYGSALSNVFFHPIAQKLGIKGEEEVLYCSTIIEGVIAIQSGDNPKVIRERLLSSLTQKQSKKLLAKAAPAGGGEAS, from the coding sequence ATGGATCCGACGCTAATCATAGGATGGATTTTAGCGATCGTCCTGATCGTAAACGGAATAACGGTTCAGAAGCTGGGAAATTTCATTGATATTCCGTCGCTTTTGATCGTTCTCGGCGGTACCGTAGCGGCGCTGATCGCCTGCTATCCGGTTCGGGTGCTCTCGCAGATCCCGAAGCATATCGCGATCTGCGTGCGCGGCGGCAGGAAGTACAATGTGCCGAAGGTCGTGGAGCAGATCGTAGATCTGGCGCTGATCGCGCGGCAGAGCGGACTGCTGGCGCTGGAGGAGAAGGCGGAGGAGATCAAGGAGCCCTTTTTCAAGCAGGCGGTGGTGATGATCGTCGATGCCAATGACCCGGACAAGGTAAGGGCGGCGCTGGAGCGGCAGGTCGAGGATATGATGAGCCGTCATGACGAGGCGCGGGGGATGTACCTGAAGGGCTCAGCGCTGGCGCCTGCCTTCGGTATGATCGGTACGCTGGTAGGATTGGTCAACATGCTGAAGGGCATGGATATGTCAGGATCCGGCGGTGCGAATACCCTCGGACAGGATATGGGCGTCGCGCTGATCACGACCTTCTACGGCTCTGCGCTTTCCAATGTATTCTTTCATCCGATCGCACAGAAGCTCGGTATCAAGGGGGAGGAGGAGGTACTGTACTGCTCCACCATCATTGAAGGCGTGATCGCGATCCAGTCCGGCGATAATCCGAAGGTGATCCGGGAGAGGCTGCTTTCCTCTCTGACGCAGAAGCAGTCCAAGAAGCTGCTTGCGAAGGCTGCGCCGGCAGGAGGAGGCGAGGCATCATGA
- the fliP gene encoding flagellar type III secretion system pore protein FliP (The bacterial flagellar biogenesis protein FliP forms a type III secretion system (T3SS)-type pore required for flagellar assembly.), with product MNELLSGLNGGSVPSLELIYLITLVALLPSIVIMMTSFTRTIIILSFTRTAMGVQQTPPNMVLVGISIFLTLYIMNPTLTRINEEAYKPYKNGTITQEQCIDRMSAEMKEFMLRNTESATLSRFVEMSKTELQGDARDYPLTVVTPAFMTSELKRGFMAGLLIYLPFLLIDIVVSTTLMAMGMMMLPPAMVSMPFKLLLFVTVDGWGLLFSSIVRSFN from the coding sequence ATGAATGAGCTTTTGTCCGGCTTGAACGGGGGCTCCGTTCCCTCGCTGGAGCTGATCTATCTGATCACGCTGGTGGCGCTGCTCCCGTCCATCGTGATCATGATGACCTCGTTTACGCGAACCATCATTATCCTCTCGTTTACGCGGACGGCGATGGGGGTGCAGCAGACGCCCCCGAACATGGTTCTGGTGGGGATCAGCATTTTCCTGACACTCTACATCATGAATCCGACGCTGACACGAATCAATGAGGAAGCGTACAAGCCCTATAAGAACGGGACGATCACACAGGAGCAGTGCATAGACAGGATGAGCGCAGAGATGAAGGAGTTCATGCTTCGGAATACGGAGTCCGCAACGCTGTCCCGCTTCGTGGAGATGTCGAAGACGGAGCTGCAGGGGGACGCGCGGGATTATCCGCTCACGGTGGTGACACCCGCCTTCATGACCTCGGAGCTCAAGCGCGGCTTCATGGCAGGGCTTCTGATCTATCTGCCGTTCCTGCTGATCGATATCGTCGTCTCGACGACGCTGATGGCGATGGGAATGATGATGCTGCCGCCGGCGATGGTCTCGATGCCATTCAAGCTCCTGCTCTTCGTAACGGTGGACGGTTGGGGGCTTCTGTTCTCCAGTATTGTGCGGAGCTTCAATTAG
- a CDS encoding FliI/YscN family ATPase: MFEDVLAAIEKTETVENIGKIENIVGMAMEASGAGKASIGDICMIYSEEMEQQIPAEVVGFKGDHIQLMTYAQGVGISSGAFVRNTRHRLQIPVGDFLKGRIVSAEGVPIDGGAPFPESRFYTVNTSYMNPLERPPIRERLDFGIKAIDGLNTIGKGQRIGIFAGSGVGKSTLLGMIAKNVKADINVIALVGERGREVLEFVERDLGEEGMRRTVLVVATSDQPAMLRLKAPLVATTIAEYFRDQGLDVLLMMDSLTRYAMAQREIGLATGEPPIARGYTPSIYAEFPRLLERAGAFRHGSITGVYTVLVEGDDTNEPIADTVRGILDGHIVLSRQLAAENHYPAIDIGMSISRLMVEIVSERHRAAANRLRNLLGLYRKNADLIAIGAYKKGTNPELDEAVEKNPAINRFLMQETRESFSYEEILEALERSVGEEPEEARR, from the coding sequence GTGTTTGAGGATGTGCTCGCGGCGATCGAAAAGACCGAAACGGTCGAGAATATCGGAAAGATCGAGAATATTGTCGGCATGGCGATGGAGGCATCCGGTGCGGGGAAGGCAAGCATCGGGGATATCTGCATGATCTATTCGGAGGAGATGGAGCAGCAGATTCCCGCGGAGGTCGTAGGCTTCAAGGGCGATCATATCCAGCTGATGACCTATGCGCAGGGCGTGGGGATCAGCTCGGGTGCCTTCGTGCGGAATACACGGCACCGGCTGCAGATCCCGGTGGGGGATTTCCTGAAGGGGCGGATCGTCAGTGCGGAGGGGGTTCCGATCGACGGCGGCGCGCCCTTTCCGGAGAGCCGCTTCTATACGGTCAATACCTCCTATATGAATCCTCTGGAACGCCCGCCGATCCGAGAGCGGCTTGACTTCGGCATCAAAGCGATCGACGGGCTGAATACGATCGGCAAGGGACAGCGTATCGGGATCTTCGCAGGCTCCGGCGTCGGAAAGTCCACATTACTCGGGATGATTGCGAAGAATGTCAAGGCAGACATCAATGTCATCGCCCTCGTCGGAGAGCGGGGTCGCGAGGTGCTGGAGTTCGTCGAGCGGGATCTCGGAGAGGAGGGGATGCGCCGGACGGTGCTGGTCGTGGCGACCTCGGATCAGCCGGCGATGCTTCGCCTGAAAGCGCCGTTGGTCGCGACGACGATCGCTGAATATTTCCGGGATCAGGGGCTGGATGTCCTCCTGATGATGGATTCGCTGACCCGCTATGCGATGGCGCAGAGGGAGATCGGGCTCGCGACCGGCGAGCCGCCGATCGCGAGAGGCTATACCCCGTCGATCTATGCAGAGTTTCCGCGGCTTCTGGAACGTGCGGGCGCCTTCCGGCACGGCTCGATCACCGGTGTCTACACTGTGCTGGTCGAGGGAGATGACACCAATGAGCCGATCGCGGATACGGTGCGGGGCATACTGGACGGACATATCGTCCTGTCCCGGCAGCTCGCGGCGGAGAACCATTACCCTGCGATCGACATCGGAATGAGCATCTCCCGTCTGATGGTGGAGATCGTCTCGGAGCGGCATCGCGCCGCAGCGAACCGCCTCCGGAACCTGCTGGGGCTCTATCGGAAAAACGCGGATCTGATCGCCATCGGGGCGTACAAAAAGGGAACGAATCCGGAGCTGGATGAGGCGGTGGAGAAGAATCCGGCGATCAATCGTTTCCTGATGCAGGAAACACGGGAGAGCTTCTCTTATGAGGAGATCCTGGAGGCACTGGAGAGGAGCGTCGGCGAAGAGCCTGAGGAGGCGCGTAGATGA
- the flgC gene encoding flagellar basal body rod protein FlgC, with product MSFLNSFDISASGMSAQRVRMDIAAENIANVETTRTESGGAYRRKDVVFESFGAQSFREALRNAQAGKGFRGQRAGVRVSGIVTDDREMKRVYNPNHPDADADGYVNYPNVDILKETVDSMSATRSYEANVTALNAMKAMAQSALDIGK from the coding sequence ATGTCATTTCTGAATTCTTTTGATATCAGCGCCTCGGGAATGAGCGCGCAGCGTGTCCGCATGGATATCGCCGCGGAAAATATTGCCAATGTCGAGACGACCCGGACGGAGTCCGGCGGCGCATACCGGAGAAAGGACGTGGTCTTCGAGAGCTTCGGAGCGCAGTCCTTCCGGGAGGCGCTTCGGAACGCGCAGGCGGGAAAGGGCTTCCGCGGTCAGCGTGCGGGCGTCAGAGTTTCCGGCATTGTCACAGACGACAGGGAGATGAAGCGGGTTTATAATCCGAATCATCCCGATGCGGATGCGGACGGCTATGTCAATTACCCGAATGTGGACATCCTGAAGGAGACGGTGGACAGCATGTCCGCAACGCGCTCCTACGAGGCGAATGTCACCGCTTTAAACGCGATGAAGGCAATGGCGCAGAGCGCACTGGATATCGGAAAATAA
- a CDS encoding flagellar hook capping FlgD N-terminal domain-containing protein — protein MADLIQSVSNSPYTSGSYSAAANSKNTLTIESYFKLLASQLAHQDMTNPMDNSEMMAQMTQMAMVQSLGTMTSSLRAQMAFAKSSYLTGMIGQSVTAKVPVKTNDLMAGQKNETRSGVIESVNLSGSEPTFRLAGDATEYPLENLLVIGGKSRGSAERPKSGKAASAAAGPGAAISGRDIEEKKRI, from the coding sequence ATGGCAGATCTGATACAGTCGGTGAGCAACAGTCCGTATACGAGCGGCAGCTACAGTGCGGCGGCAAATTCGAAGAATACACTGACGATTGAGAGCTATTTCAAGCTTCTCGCTTCGCAGCTCGCGCATCAGGACATGACAAATCCGATGGACAACAGCGAGATGATGGCGCAGATGACGCAGATGGCAATGGTGCAGTCTCTCGGGACGATGACCAGCAGCCTGAGGGCGCAGATGGCATTCGCGAAGTCCAGCTACCTGACCGGGATGATAGGGCAGAGCGTCACAGCGAAGGTGCCGGTGAAGACAAATGATCTCATGGCGGGGCAGAAAAATGAGACGAGATCCGGCGTGATCGAATCAGTCAATCTCTCTGGCTCTGAGCCGACCTTCCGTCTCGCGGGGGATGCCACAGAGTATCCGCTGGAGAATCTTCTTGTAATTGGCGGGAAGAGCCGGGGGAGCGCGGAAAGACCGAAGAGCGGGAAGGCCGCGTCCGCTGCGGCGGGACCCGGTGCAGCCATTTCAGGGAGGGATATCGAAGAAAAGAAACGGATATAG
- a CDS encoding flagellar FlbD family protein encodes MIKLEKLNGEIIYLNYFQILSLKSIPETKVKLTTGDFFLVKESVEEVMEKVTAFLRSILAGREA; translated from the coding sequence ATGATTAAGCTGGAGAAGCTGAACGGAGAGATCATTTACCTGAACTATTTTCAGATTCTCAGTCTGAAGAGCATCCCTGAGACGAAGGTCAAGCTGACGACCGGCGATTTTTTCCTCGTGAAGGAAAGCGTGGAGGAGGTCATGGAGAAGGTCACGGCATTTCTTCGCTCTATCCTTGCGGGAAGGGAAGCATAA
- a CDS encoding flagellar motor switch protein FliM, protein MAEVLSQSQIDALLKSMKDSPAEPEAKPEKQVVAAAADTKEEGYNKYDFYSPRKFTKEKMKLLKSIFENYARILTSQVNGIFRTMTDITVLDLRETRYYEYVNFFHENDCMTLVDTYVRSKGKSNVPMMIYITPGLTLTLVSHMLGGSDSFTKVEENYRYSDVEMALYRRILEYITHALGDGFSNYISAEFRISRVEENPSMVQEVGLDETVVMAEFNVDVSGLAAEKIRLCLPGSLLEHIFKIIDNRKHLARGFAYENNEETILEHLRGSEFPMTGQLGVVKLDIRDLYHLRVGDVIDLNKPKDSTVRLYVGKQPWFTGRMGVYKKNIAVRIEDRIMQKNEETEEGNDGSWETTPGGAPEPFQKKLISQAEKERDLERLRELGSGEV, encoded by the coding sequence ATGGCAGAAGTACTATCCCAAAGCCAGATCGACGCGCTTCTCAAGTCCATGAAGGACAGCCCGGCAGAACCGGAGGCGAAGCCGGAGAAGCAGGTCGTGGCAGCGGCGGCAGATACAAAGGAAGAAGGCTACAACAAGTATGACTTCTACAGCCCTCGTAAATTTACGAAGGAGAAGATGAAGCTGTTGAAGAGCATATTTGAGAACTATGCCCGGATACTCACCTCGCAGGTAAACGGGATCTTCCGCACCATGACGGATATCACGGTGCTGGATCTCCGGGAGACGCGCTACTATGAGTATGTGAATTTCTTCCATGAGAATGACTGCATGACGCTGGTGGATACCTATGTGCGCTCGAAGGGGAAGAGCAATGTGCCGATGATGATCTACATCACGCCGGGACTCACGCTCACGCTCGTGAGCCACATGCTTGGGGGCTCGGATTCCTTCACCAAGGTGGAGGAGAACTATCGCTATTCGGATGTGGAGATGGCGCTGTATCGCCGGATCCTGGAGTATATTACGCATGCGCTCGGTGACGGCTTCTCGAACTATATCTCGGCAGAGTTCCGCATCAGCCGCGTGGAGGAGAATCCCTCCATGGTGCAGGAGGTGGGGCTGGACGAGACCGTCGTAATGGCGGAGTTTAATGTGGACGTCTCGGGGCTGGCGGCGGAAAAGATCCGGCTCTGTCTCCCCGGCTCGCTGCTTGAGCACATTTTCAAGATCATTGACAATCGGAAGCATCTTGCGAGAGGCTTCGCCTATGAAAACAACGAGGAGACGATACTGGAGCATCTCCGCGGCTCGGAGTTCCCGATGACGGGGCAACTCGGCGTCGTGAAGCTGGACATCCGGGATCTCTACCACCTCCGCGTTGGCGATGTGATCGATCTCAATAAACCGAAGGACAGCACGGTTCGGCTCTATGTGGGAAAGCAGCCGTGGTTCACCGGACGGATGGGCGTATATAAAAAGAATATCGCCGTCCGGATCGAGGATCGCATTATGCAGAAGAATGAAGAGACTGAGGAGGGAAACGACGGCAGCTGGGAGACGACGCCGGGCGGTGCGCCTGAGCCCTTCCAGAAGAAGCTGATCTCCCAGGCGGAGAAGGAGCGGGATCTGGAACGCCTCCGGGAATTAGGCAGCGGAGAAGTTTGA
- a CDS encoding OmpA/MotB family protein, protein MKKRGGGDDAGGNWMDTYGDLVTLLMTFFVLLYSMSTVDSQKWDLFVQSIYPNGRPGDKTAEQIILNAPATGNDTLTELGGKVGDEKVPQNLVEEADMNQLYIQIAKALDAAGVSGVSSTRGTDYTFITFTDKAFFDGDSSVLTVQGQETLSVFCDTIGKYNDQISQVNIMGHTAQGDPARPNNPRNDRMLSVMRAAEVCIFIQGRNVVDSDKLVSIGYGQFHPVADNATAAGRAKNRRVEILIIDKGGTIRDLDEYYAEYRNGNNENKTIITDGMTEQAEEHSNEETGQPETTAFTEESTGEPPEPGGEAAPSGGAETAAP, encoded by the coding sequence ATGAAGAAAAGAGGAGGAGGGGACGACGCCGGCGGCAACTGGATGGATACCTATGGCGACCTCGTGACCCTGCTGATGACCTTTTTCGTGCTTCTGTACTCCATGTCTACAGTGGATTCCCAGAAATGGGATCTCTTCGTACAGAGTATCTACCCGAACGGACGTCCGGGAGACAAGACGGCGGAGCAGATCATTCTGAACGCGCCCGCGACCGGAAACGACACGCTGACGGAGCTCGGCGGGAAGGTCGGGGACGAAAAGGTACCGCAGAATCTGGTCGAGGAAGCGGACATGAACCAGCTTTATATCCAGATCGCGAAAGCGCTGGATGCCGCGGGGGTTTCCGGCGTTTCCAGCACCCGCGGGACAGACTATACCTTCATTACCTTCACGGACAAGGCTTTCTTCGATGGAGACAGCTCTGTGCTGACCGTGCAGGGGCAGGAGACACTCAGCGTTTTTTGTGATACAATAGGAAAATATAACGATCAGATTTCCCAGGTGAATATTATGGGACATACCGCGCAGGGGGATCCTGCGCGGCCGAACAATCCGAGAAACGATCGTATGCTGTCCGTAATGCGGGCGGCAGAGGTCTGCATCTTCATTCAGGGAAGAAATGTCGTGGATTCCGACAAGCTGGTCAGCATCGGCTATGGGCAGTTCCACCCGGTTGCGGATAATGCGACTGCCGCGGGGAGAGCGAAGAACCGGAGAGTGGAAATTCTGATTATCGACAAAGGAGGAACCATCCGGGATCTCGACGAATATTACGCGGAATACCGGAATGGAAACAATGAGAACAAGACCATCATCACAGACGGGATGACAGAACAGGCGGAGGAGCACTCGAACGAGGAGACCGGGCAGCCGGAGACCACGGCGTTCACAGAGGAGAGCACGGGAGAACCGCCGGAGCCGGGGGGAGAAGCCGCGCCCTCCGGAGGGGCGGAGACCGCGGCGCCGTAA
- a CDS encoding response regulator produces MAKIMLVDDAAFMRMMVKNSLTKGGFADCTFVEAQDGLEAVKKYDEENPDLVIMDITMPNMDGLQALKKIKEAHSDAKVVMCTAMGQESMVVDAIKSGAKDFVVKPFNAERITSTVKTILGM; encoded by the coding sequence ATGGCAAAGATTATGTTGGTGGATGATGCAGCGTTCATGCGGATGATGGTCAAGAACTCCCTGACCAAGGGCGGCTTCGCCGACTGCACCTTCGTGGAGGCGCAGGACGGGCTGGAGGCGGTGAAGAAGTATGATGAGGAGAATCCGGATCTCGTCATCATGGACATCACAATGCCGAATATGGACGGCCTGCAGGCGCTGAAGAAGATCAAGGAGGCGCATTCGGATGCCAAGGTGGTGATGTGCACCGCGATGGGGCAGGAGAGCATGGTTGTGGATGCGATCAAGTCCGGCGCGAAGGACTTCGTAGTGAAGCCCTTCAACGCGGAGCGGATCACTTCGACTGTCAAGACCATTCTCGGCATGTGA
- the fliN gene encoding flagellar motor switch protein FliN: MANVFNTMEIDAIGEIMNISLGASATAVSTLLGGKVNITTPTVLVQNRDEFEFKELEPAIGVEISYIEGLDGTNVMMFSRNDVRIIVGMMMGMEIPEDSFEMDEINSSAIREVMNQMMGSSATALSEFLGTTVNISTPISYEIENENAFKDKYFEAMEPRVVVRFALEIEGKLTSQFLNIMSVELVKRLLKPFQEQFGLLGEAAEEAAVPEEPAAAETERTEQEESPELLQNPESDVSKPLDQSAADAMLAGLLAEQDSASSASEEETAEGSVSKQPEASEPAFSQAMPEAAAAAIPQPAPHTMAQSIPQPYMPMQADPLTMQLLTQMQQSQTQMLELIRDMRDSGTKREEKPREANLVKPLNSREFAGDREEREENADNREMLMKVPLEISVEIGRTRKLVKDILEFTQGSLVVLDKMAGEQADLFVNGECIARGDIVVVEDNFGIRITEILKKDINQESL, from the coding sequence ATGGCAAACGTCTTTAACACAATGGAGATAGACGCAATCGGCGAGATTATGAATATCAGCCTGGGAGCGTCTGCCACAGCCGTATCCACACTTCTGGGCGGAAAGGTCAATATTACGACGCCGACTGTGCTGGTGCAGAACCGGGACGAATTTGAGTTCAAGGAGCTGGAACCGGCGATCGGCGTGGAGATTTCCTACATCGAGGGGCTGGACGGGACGAATGTGATGATGTTCAGCCGGAACGATGTGCGTATCATCGTCGGAATGATGATGGGCATGGAGATCCCGGAGGACAGCTTCGAGATGGACGAGATCAACTCGAGCGCGATCCGCGAGGTGATGAACCAGATGATGGGCTCCTCCGCGACGGCGCTTTCAGAGTTTCTCGGGACGACTGTCAATATTTCCACCCCGATTTCCTATGAGATTGAGAATGAAAATGCGTTCAAGGACAAGTATTTCGAGGCGATGGAGCCGAGAGTGGTCGTGCGCTTCGCTCTCGAGATCGAGGGAAAGCTGACCAGCCAATTCCTGAATATCATGTCGGTAGAGCTGGTAAAGCGGCTGCTGAAGCCCTTCCAGGAGCAATTTGGGCTTCTCGGAGAGGCCGCGGAGGAAGCAGCTGTCCCGGAGGAGCCTGCCGCAGCGGAGACAGAGCGCACAGAGCAGGAGGAGAGCCCTGAGCTGCTGCAGAATCCGGAATCGGATGTCTCCAAGCCGCTCGACCAGAGCGCTGCCGACGCGATGCTCGCAGGTCTTCTGGCAGAGCAGGACAGCGCGTCGAGTGCATCGGAGGAGGAGACGGCGGAGGGCTCCGTATCGAAGCAGCCGGAGGCTTCGGAGCCCGCATTTTCTCAGGCGATGCCGGAAGCTGCTGCCGCGGCGATCCCGCAGCCGGCTCCGCATACCATGGCACAGTCTATCCCGCAGCCTTATATGCCGATGCAGGCGGATCCCCTCACGATGCAGCTTCTCACACAGATGCAGCAGTCTCAGACGCAGATGCTGGAGCTGATTCGGGATATGCGGGATAGCGGCACGAAGAGAGAGGAGAAGCCGAGGGAGGCGAATCTCGTGAAGCCGCTGAATTCCAGAGAATTCGCCGGAGATCGGGAGGAGCGGGAGGAGAATGCCGACAACCGCGAGATGCTGATGAAGGTTCCGCTGGAGATCTCCGTCGAGATCGGCAGGACGCGGAAGCTGGTAAAGGATATCCTCGAATTTACACAGGGCTCTCTGGTGGTGCTGGACAAGATGGCGGGAGAGCAGGCGGATCTTTTCGTCAACGGAGAGTGTATCGCAAGAGGGGATATCGTCGTCGTGGAGGACAACTTCGGCATTCGAATCACCGAGATCCTGAAGAAGGATATCAATCAGGAGAGCCTCTGA